A region from the Lolium perenne isolate Kyuss_39 chromosome 4, Kyuss_2.0, whole genome shotgun sequence genome encodes:
- the LOC127295919 gene encoding uncharacterized protein translates to MSWLRNAVHRAVEAGGGGISLTTRTVRTSLGTVVHHAGQAVVGGARLINGIGSNRYYKSLKQTAKRLEEAALSYRGEERVQLLRRWVVGLKETERAASSMREPSQRVDDPNQPAPILDLYVDYETGGADPMNFFHVFLYSQALECIVLSMIMEAPTEEEVSLLSEIFGMCLNGGKDVHNAILSSIGDLAMLFSSYSDEVLAKRDELLQFAQCAISGIKINAEVARLDTEIMQLQQEINAIDAVRANSARNRNKTSPTVPEDFKTAVAEVHLCSRMEDLVLKKKSIHPGDSLETHFHKVDKLKVLSESLANSSAKAEKRIMENRLQKEESLIFRVTKTAEVSTAEKELETEISGLQKEKDQLEAELNKVNTKLNATALKLKKTREEREQFDEASNQIVLHLKAKEDELSRSVASSKVEASTVRAWINFLEDTWKLQSLYEEIKEKQANDELDRCGVCFVNSIKHHVSACVEELSTSIDRIKTFVDNLKIFSDRSVSVDGGDNGPSKQSNPQKYLEEGYLETEKKVVAAFSLADNIRTLTFSNPERRARDNPEVKDLFATLDKLRVEFQSVPRPVLQIEIKEKEERSRRLGSLSFKSSAGTPGHSRTESPIAAQLRTRLPSESDSEPGKLDQDFKEYAADDIGGWEFDELEDELRTGVQ, encoded by the exons ATGTCGTGGCTCCGCAACGCGGTGCACCGCGCCGtcgaggcgggcggcggcggcatctccctCACCACCCGCACCGTCCGCACCTCCCTCGGCACCGTCGTCCACCACGCCGGCCAGGCCGTCGTCGGCGGCGCCAGGCTCATCAACGGCATC GGATCGAATCGCTACTACAAGAGCTTGAAGCAGACCGCCAAGaggctggaggaggcggcgctctcCTACAGAGGGGAGGAGAGGGTGCAGCTGCTGCGCCGGTGGGTCGTCGGCCTCAAGGAGACCGAGCGCGCCGCCTCGTCCATGCGGGAGCCATCGCAGCGTGTCGACGACCCGAACCAACCCGCGCCCATCTTG GATCTGTACGTGGACTACGAGACCGGGGGCGCCGACCCGATGAACTTTTTCCATGTCTTCCTCTACAGCCAAGCGCTCGAGTGCATTGTTCTGTCCATG ATTATGGAAGCTCCTACCGAGGAAGAAGTTTCACTGCTCTCAGAAATTTTCGG AATGTGTCTGAATGGGGGAAAGGATGTGCACAACGCAATCCTCAGCAGCATAGGTGACTTGGCAATGTTATTTTCAAGCTACAGCGATGAAGTATTG GCAAAACGTGACGAGCTGCTTCAGTTTGCTCAATGTGCCATCTCAGGGATTAAAATAAATGCTGAAGTTGCAAG ATTAGATACGGAAATCATGCAGCTGCAACAAGAGATAAATGCAATTGATGCTGTCCGAGCCAATTCGGCCAGGAACCGCAATAAAACATCTCCAACGGTCCCCGAG GACTTCAAAACTGCAGTTGCTGAAGTTCATCTATGCTCCAGAATGGAAGACCTTGTATTAAAGAAGAAATCGATACATCCAGGCGACTCATTGGAGACTCACTTTCATAAG GTCGATAAGCTGAAGGTTTTGTCAGAATCCCTTGCAAATTCTTCTGCGAAAGCGGAAAAACGAATAATGGAGAATAG ACTACAGAAGGAAGAATCCCTTATCTTCAGAGTCactaaaacagctgaagttagtaCAGCTGAAAAG GAATTAGAGACTGAGATCTCTGGACTCCAGAAGGAAAAGGatcaacttgaggcagaactaAACAAA GTAAATACTAAACTGAATGCAACTGCCCTGAAGCTGAAAAAAACTAGAGAGGAGAGAGAACAATTCGATGAAGCCAGCAATCAGATAGTGCTACACTTGAAAGCAAAG GAAGATGAACTGTCAAGATCTGTTGCTTCCTCCAAAGTAGAAGCAAGCACTGTTCGTGCTTGGATCAACTTTTTAGAAGATACATGGAAGTTGCAGTCATTATACGAAGAAATAAAGGAGAAGCAGGCCAA TGATGAACTGGATAGATGTGGAGTCTGCTTTGTTAATTCGATTAAGCATCATGTTTCTGCATGCGTG GAAGAGCTGAGCACTTCTATAGATCGTATAAAGACCTTTGTTGATAACTTGAAAATTTTCAGTGACAG ATCAGTATCGGTGGATGGTGGAGATAACGGCCCGTCGAAGCAATCAAACCCACAGAAATACCTCGAGGAAGGATATTTGGAAACTGAGAAAAAG GTTGTAGCGGCTTTCAGTTTAGCTGATAATATCAGAACATTAACATTTTCCAATCCAGAGCGTAGGGCCAG GGATAACCCTGAGGTGAAAGACCTGTTCGCCACCCTCGACAAGCTGCGAGTCGAATTCCAATCGGTTCCACGACCCGTGCTACAAATCGagatcaaagaaaaagaagagagaTCAAGACGGCTCGGGTCTCTCTCCTTCAAGAGCAGCGCCGGCACGCCCGGCCATTCAAGAACGGAGTCCCCGATCGCTGCCCAGCTGAGGACGCGGCTGCCGTCGGAGTCGGACTCGGAGCCGGGGAAGCTGGACCAAGATTTCAAGGAATACGCGGCTGACGACATCGGTGGATGGGAGTTTGACGAGCTTGAAGACGAGCTAAGAACCGGCGTCCAGTAA